From the Catenulispora sp. GP43 genome, one window contains:
- a CDS encoding sugar ABC transporter permease, whose product MVPAAGSAADPRLMAREQGLSGYWNEFMRRVKGGELGSLPMIIALAVIWIVFYSLNSTFLSAQNLSNLSQQIVGTGMIALGVVFVLLLGEIDLSVGSVSGLAAAVFAVESVNNGVNEYLALILALVTGIATGFIQGFFFARIGVPAFVVTLAGFLFWNGLMLNILGATGTVNLPPTSIVSRLYNTIYGQQIAAYGAAAIGVVLYAAVAMYGRARRMRAKVPAPPVGEIAARVILLAIVAFLAAYVFNEYKGLPLAPLIFLIFIVVGDFILRRTVYGRRIFAVGGSIEAARRAGISVPFIRLTVFSICGLMAAVGGLFLAGQIESASQTSGGGNLLVNAIAAAVIGGTSLFGGRGKTWSALLGALVIGSIQSGMNIQGLSNSIQYMVTGAVLLAAVVIDAVARRTQKASGRV is encoded by the coding sequence ATGGTCCCGGCCGCCGGCTCGGCCGCCGACCCGCGGCTGATGGCCCGGGAACAAGGCCTTTCCGGCTACTGGAACGAGTTCATGCGCCGGGTCAAGGGCGGCGAACTCGGCTCGCTCCCGATGATCATCGCCCTGGCGGTCATCTGGATCGTGTTCTACAGCCTGAACAGCACGTTCCTGTCGGCGCAGAACCTGTCCAACCTCTCCCAGCAGATCGTCGGCACCGGCATGATCGCCCTCGGCGTGGTGTTCGTCCTGCTGCTCGGCGAGATCGACCTGTCGGTGGGCTCGGTGTCGGGCCTGGCCGCGGCGGTGTTCGCGGTGGAGTCGGTGAACAACGGCGTCAACGAGTATCTGGCGCTGATCCTGGCGCTGGTCACCGGTATCGCCACCGGATTCATCCAGGGCTTCTTCTTCGCCAGGATCGGCGTGCCCGCATTCGTCGTCACCCTGGCCGGCTTCCTGTTCTGGAACGGCCTGATGCTCAACATCCTGGGCGCCACCGGCACCGTCAACCTGCCCCCCACCAGCATCGTCTCCAGGCTCTACAACACCATCTACGGCCAGCAGATCGCCGCTTACGGAGCCGCGGCGATCGGCGTCGTACTCTACGCGGCGGTGGCGATGTACGGCCGCGCGCGCCGGATGCGGGCCAAGGTACCGGCGCCGCCGGTCGGCGAGATCGCCGCCCGAGTCATCCTGCTGGCGATCGTCGCCTTCCTCGCCGCCTACGTGTTCAACGAGTACAAGGGCCTGCCGCTGGCGCCGCTGATCTTCCTGATCTTCATCGTGGTCGGCGACTTCATCCTGCGCCGCACGGTCTACGGCCGCCGCATCTTCGCGGTCGGCGGCAGCATCGAGGCCGCGCGCCGGGCCGGCATCAGCGTGCCGTTCATCCGCCTGACGGTCTTCTCGATCTGCGGCCTCATGGCCGCGGTCGGCGGCCTGTTCCTGGCCGGCCAGATCGAATCCGCCTCCCAGACCTCCGGCGGCGGCAACCTGCTGGTGAACGCGATCGCCGCGGCGGTCATCGGCGGCACCAGCCTGTTCGGCGGACGCGGCAAGACCTGGTCGGCACTGCTCGGTGCGCTGGTCATCGGCTCGATCCAGTCCGGCATGAACATCCAGGGCCTGTCGAACAGCATCCAGTACATGGTCACCGGCGCCGTGCTGCTGGCCGCGGTGGTCATCGACGCGGTGGCGCGGCGGACGCAGAAGGCGAGCGGGCGGGTCTAG
- a CDS encoding PucR family transcriptional regulator, with amino-acid sequence MEIASPRPEHGEQKMAELTMLAALMLDRAEQITDTVVDPVYQQFPVYAGMVRRESLRESVHDHVVSAFDPMARSQKADLRAAGPTGRTGAADGIPLTVVMDGYRVAFRAVWSAIVETARGMGMSADTCLDAATRSEEQRRAAVVQALLEGRLGDTNLWEAAELLRLPASGPFVVIAARVPEVGRHALPHIEQGLGVLGIDSAWRLMHDVEIGVAALPGPSAQLDRLVTALHAGEGARVGVSPPYDDLRSTSLALRLARIALHGAAERRRVVVFGSDPLSAVAGSAPDIMPRVARGILAGLDQLTVQDRTLLLATFGAWLDADGSAGEAGRRLFVHPNTVRNRLRRLEKQTGRSLSNPRAIAELILAYEIDCGTRAAVVEAAGTAGTAR; translated from the coding sequence GTGGAGATCGCGAGCCCGCGGCCGGAGCACGGCGAGCAGAAGATGGCGGAGCTGACCATGCTCGCCGCCCTGATGCTGGACCGGGCCGAGCAGATCACCGACACCGTCGTGGACCCTGTCTACCAGCAGTTCCCCGTGTACGCCGGCATGGTGCGGCGCGAATCGCTGCGCGAATCAGTGCACGACCACGTCGTCTCCGCCTTCGACCCGATGGCCCGCAGCCAGAAGGCCGACCTGCGCGCCGCCGGGCCCACCGGCCGTACAGGGGCCGCCGACGGCATCCCGCTGACCGTCGTGATGGACGGCTACCGCGTCGCCTTCCGGGCGGTGTGGTCGGCCATCGTCGAGACGGCGCGCGGCATGGGGATGTCCGCCGACACGTGCCTGGACGCCGCCACGCGCAGCGAGGAACAACGCCGCGCGGCGGTGGTCCAGGCGCTGCTGGAGGGACGGCTGGGGGACACCAACCTGTGGGAGGCCGCCGAACTGCTCCGCCTGCCGGCCTCCGGCCCCTTCGTGGTGATCGCCGCCCGCGTGCCCGAGGTCGGACGGCACGCGCTCCCGCACATCGAGCAGGGCCTGGGCGTGCTGGGCATCGACTCGGCCTGGCGCCTGATGCACGACGTCGAGATCGGCGTCGCGGCCCTGCCCGGACCGAGCGCACAGCTGGACCGCCTGGTCACGGCGCTGCACGCGGGCGAAGGAGCGCGCGTCGGCGTATCGCCGCCCTACGACGACCTGCGCTCGACCTCGCTGGCCCTGCGCCTGGCCCGGATCGCCCTGCACGGAGCCGCCGAACGCCGCCGCGTCGTGGTCTTCGGCAGCGACCCGCTCTCGGCGGTGGCCGGCAGCGCGCCGGACATCATGCCGCGCGTGGCCCGCGGCATCCTGGCCGGCCTGGACCAGCTCACGGTGCAGGACCGCACCCTGCTGCTGGCCACCTTCGGCGCCTGGCTGGACGCCGACGGCTCGGCGGGCGAGGCCGGGCGCCGCCTGTTCGTGCACCCGAACACAGTGCGCAACCGGCTGCGGCGGCTGGAGAAGCAGACGGGGCGCTCGCTGTCGAACCCGCGCGCCATCGCGGAGCTGATCCTGGCTTACGAGATCGACTGCGGGACCCGCGCGGCGGTGGTCGAGGCGGCGGGGACGGCGGGGACGGCGCGGTAG
- a CDS encoding helix-turn-helix domain-containing protein has product MSEFGIEMRRLRMRREISLAGLADRVHYDKGYLSKIETGRLPANRRLAILVDVELGADGDLVALVPEEPRRRGGSGAAADPDGEPDWGGELVAFGEALSVPLALRSAAGRGEAEDVRLLAHYREEFDRHRRLSQQLPPELLLRRLIVDFDTLMELAQTAAPEAAGQLHLLSARYAEFIGWMCQEAGRLDLALAWTRRTAALATRAEAADLAAYTLVREAELALYEGDPATAMELAGRVLADPRARARSRGLAAHRQAQAFAVRGDHARCLSSLDHARDLLHPERVAQDEPVVGSVTVGGLDNAIAGWCHYDLGRPRRAGEFLADALNRTPTEAHRSRALFGARLALAYEASGELEEMQAVTLRVLEDAGLVRSAGADAELRGLSRALMRHHNVRALRELRNSLDESLVATRRAR; this is encoded by the coding sequence GTGTCCGAGTTCGGGATCGAGATGCGCCGCCTGCGCATGCGCCGCGAGATATCGCTGGCCGGGCTGGCCGACCGCGTGCACTACGACAAGGGTTACCTGAGCAAGATCGAGACCGGGCGGCTGCCGGCCAACCGGCGGTTGGCCATCCTGGTCGACGTGGAGCTGGGCGCCGACGGGGACCTGGTCGCGTTGGTGCCCGAAGAGCCGCGGCGTCGGGGCGGATCCGGCGCCGCAGCCGACCCGGACGGCGAGCCGGACTGGGGCGGCGAGCTGGTCGCGTTCGGCGAGGCGCTGTCGGTCCCGCTGGCGCTGCGGTCGGCGGCGGGCCGGGGCGAGGCCGAGGATGTCAGGCTGCTGGCCCACTACCGCGAGGAGTTCGACCGGCACCGGCGGCTGAGCCAGCAGCTCCCCCCGGAACTGCTGCTGCGGCGGCTGATCGTCGATTTCGACACCCTGATGGAGTTGGCGCAGACGGCGGCGCCGGAGGCCGCCGGGCAGCTGCACCTGCTGTCGGCGCGCTACGCCGAGTTCATCGGCTGGATGTGCCAGGAGGCCGGGCGCCTGGACCTGGCGCTGGCCTGGACCCGCCGCACCGCGGCCCTGGCGACCCGGGCCGAGGCCGCCGACCTGGCGGCGTACACGCTGGTCCGGGAGGCGGAACTGGCGCTGTACGAGGGGGATCCGGCGACCGCGATGGAGCTGGCCGGGCGGGTGCTGGCCGATCCGCGGGCCCGGGCCCGCAGCCGGGGCCTGGCCGCGCACCGCCAGGCGCAGGCCTTCGCGGTCCGCGGCGACCACGCACGATGCCTGAGTTCCCTGGACCACGCCCGCGATCTGCTCCACCCCGAACGCGTCGCGCAGGACGAGCCGGTCGTCGGCTCGGTCACGGTCGGCGGCCTGGACAACGCCATCGCCGGCTGGTGCCACTACGACCTGGGCCGCCCCCGGCGCGCCGGCGAATTCCTGGCCGACGCGCTGAACCGGACGCCGACCGAGGCGCACCGCTCGCGCGCGCTGTTCGGAGCCCGGCTCGCCCTCGCCTACGAGGCCTCCGGCGAACTCGAGGAGATGCAGGCCGTGACCCTTCGGGTGCTGGAGGACGCCGGCCTGGTCCGCTCCGCGGGCGCCGACGCCGAACTGCGCGGACTGTCCCGGGCCCTGATGCGCCACCACAACGTCCGCGCCTTGCGAGAGCTGCGCAACAGCCTCGACGAATCCCTCGTCGCCACACGACGCGCCCGATGA
- a CDS encoding NUDIX domain-containing protein: MSGATDAADGRDGAQATDWRRLDSTVVLATPWFDVRQDAVIRPDGAADVYHHVATPGSVTVLPVAEDGRVLLTRQWIYTHGGVQWRLPAGTIEPFDERPLAAARRELAEETGLRAARWSAVGAVNGADSLTNHVDHVFVARDLTQGEAAREGGEADMALCWLSFEQALELVWSGQIRHAGSAYALLSFGHLRELYAMERLRGEL; encoded by the coding sequence ATGAGCGGGGCGACGGACGCCGCGGACGGCAGGGACGGCGCGCAGGCCACCGACTGGCGGCGGCTGGACAGCACCGTGGTGCTGGCCACGCCCTGGTTCGACGTCCGCCAGGACGCCGTGATCCGCCCCGACGGCGCGGCCGACGTCTACCACCACGTGGCCACCCCCGGCTCGGTGACGGTCCTGCCGGTCGCCGAGGACGGCCGGGTCCTGCTGACCCGCCAATGGATCTACACCCACGGCGGCGTCCAGTGGCGCCTCCCGGCCGGCACCATCGAGCCCTTCGACGAGCGCCCGCTGGCCGCCGCCCGCCGCGAACTGGCCGAGGAGACCGGCCTGCGCGCCGCGCGCTGGAGCGCGGTCGGCGCGGTCAACGGCGCCGACAGCCTCACCAACCACGTCGACCACGTCTTCGTCGCCCGGGACCTGACGCAGGGCGAGGCGGCGCGCGAGGGCGGCGAGGCCGACATGGCGCTGTGCTGGCTGTCGTTCGAGCAGGCGCTGGAGCTGGTGTGGTCCGGGCAGATCCGGCACGCCGGGAGCGCTTACGCACTGCTGTCGTTCGGGCATCTGCGGGAGCTTTATGCGATGGAGCGATTGCGGGGTGAGTTGTAG
- a CDS encoding GNAT family N-acetyltransferase, with protein sequence MILITRLDTVVDGNPLGPRIPFVAEADGVRLAEADLLAKSYMGDETGRLVKVRWEPGQSTAARLVLEAAIAAAEPGQVLNSSINAEVHTDPAGQIALLESCGFELWQEEEGFWWSDEGQDLPAPEGITVRTLAEVGTDRFAELMAACTTDSLDRIDVDAVAAMGPSRWATEFLAGCGDSTWLLAEDAASGQAVGYVAVGEFDPGVGTITYIGVAPEHRGRGHVDALLKLANRTARDLGFHAMLSDTDTLNIPMQRAFRRNGHSSEATGWHKWMHRREV encoded by the coding sequence TTGATCCTTATCACCCGCCTGGACACCGTCGTCGACGGGAACCCGCTCGGCCCGCGCATCCCGTTCGTCGCCGAGGCCGACGGCGTCCGGCTCGCCGAGGCCGACCTGTTGGCGAAGTCGTATATGGGTGATGAGACAGGGCGTCTGGTGAAGGTCCGATGGGAACCGGGACAGTCGACCGCGGCGCGGCTGGTCCTCGAGGCGGCCATCGCCGCCGCCGAGCCCGGGCAGGTGCTCAACAGCTCGATCAACGCCGAGGTGCACACCGACCCGGCAGGGCAGATCGCACTGCTGGAGTCCTGCGGCTTCGAACTGTGGCAGGAGGAGGAGGGGTTCTGGTGGTCCGATGAGGGCCAGGACCTGCCGGCGCCGGAGGGCATCACGGTGCGGACGCTCGCGGAAGTCGGCACCGATCGGTTCGCCGAACTGATGGCTGCGTGCACGACCGACAGTCTGGACCGCATCGACGTCGACGCCGTGGCCGCGATGGGACCGTCCCGCTGGGCGACGGAGTTCCTGGCCGGCTGCGGCGACTCGACCTGGCTGCTGGCCGAGGACGCCGCGAGCGGACAGGCCGTGGGATACGTGGCCGTCGGCGAGTTCGATCCGGGCGTGGGCACCATCACGTACATCGGGGTCGCGCCGGAGCACCGCGGACGCGGCCACGTCGACGCGCTCCTGAAACTCGCCAACCGGACGGCCCGGGACCTCGGCTTCCACGCCATGCTCTCGGACACCGACACCCTCAACATCCCGATGCAGCGGGCCTTCCGCCGCAACGGCCACAGCTCGGAGGCCACCGGCTGGCACAAGTGGATGCACCGCCGGGAGGTCTGA
- a CDS encoding toll/interleukin-1 receptor domain-containing protein, which translates to MPHHPDGRGPAVFISYATADRTEVLKFHQDLLDRGIDPFLDIMDILPGDDVVMSINGALERSDFYVLVWSAAARDRYWVNSEISAAMVLEQRRARPFVFIVRLDDSELPPVLAPRRYLDAFGGRRQAAADQLTAVWTRDREVGTKVLPAPAPIPEPAPREEPTLHIYARNQSLRVSHEVRIPVGATSRDLVAALTEQLALPIEATEYGGAVGVRFAYRYRHAGESLAEDSDVPLALGEGDVVDIEVVVEPFGPDGALADPVSFLPGRDYAIPPEMIRELCEKAIEHLMADDPEDDQDSERE; encoded by the coding sequence ATGCCGCATCATCCCGACGGCCGGGGGCCGGCCGTCTTCATCTCCTACGCGACGGCCGACCGCACCGAGGTCCTGAAGTTCCACCAGGATCTGCTGGACCGGGGGATCGACCCCTTCCTCGACATCATGGACATCCTCCCCGGCGACGACGTCGTGATGAGCATCAACGGCGCCCTGGAGCGCTCGGACTTCTACGTGCTGGTCTGGTCCGCGGCGGCCCGTGACCGCTACTGGGTCAACAGCGAGATCTCCGCGGCCATGGTGCTGGAGCAGCGCCGCGCGCGTCCGTTCGTGTTCATCGTGCGCCTGGACGACAGCGAACTGCCTCCGGTCCTGGCCCCGCGCCGCTATCTGGACGCCTTCGGCGGCCGCCGTCAAGCCGCCGCCGACCAGCTGACCGCGGTCTGGACACGGGACCGCGAGGTCGGCACCAAAGTCCTGCCCGCCCCGGCCCCGATCCCCGAGCCCGCCCCGCGCGAGGAGCCGACGCTGCACATCTACGCGCGCAACCAGTCACTGCGCGTCTCGCACGAAGTGCGGATCCCGGTGGGCGCCACCTCGCGCGACCTGGTCGCCGCCCTCACCGAGCAGCTCGCGCTGCCGATCGAGGCCACGGAGTACGGCGGCGCGGTGGGTGTCCGCTTCGCCTACCGTTACCGCCATGCCGGCGAGTCGTTGGCTGAGGACTCTGATGTCCCGCTGGCGCTCGGCGAGGGTGATGTCGTGGACATCGAGGTGGTGGTCGAGCCGTTCGGCCCGGACGGCGCGCTGGCGGATCCGGTGTCGTTCCTGCCGGGGCGCGATTACGCGATCCCGCCGGAGATGATCCGGGAGCTGTGTGAGAAGGCGATCGAGCATCTGATGGCGGACGATCCGGAGGACGATCAGGACTCTGAGAGGGAGTGA
- a CDS encoding CHAT domain-containing protein: protein MTENFFLDGRETLAEALEQARSAVADGTDAAYAHVLGLVAADDAALWATLAAEHVSALRSAGWLTDAASWCDRYLHDERGRAHRLPLLIERAQVRSESGTHAAAASDAAEIRKAVDSDPGAELDSNAHARLRRVEGLAARERATADRHLREARAVFESVGDAAAVAVIDADLRLVAARGGSDRAVSEILAEDSGAVPSVPRALARAVALKARHRYEEALQVVVTALASEDLDAALRLPLLEELVGLLVALRRGKALKALGTELSTQLLMEKQTPVEAGGSAEGTEPPAVRFLRTLLNTFGLLDRGAVERARAGLDAVRALAADDRDRAHWHLASGEVSIAAFKRRKGEADLSSAVRDLNTASRLADVHQLLDVRIRALRLLGEAHELLRQPDQASDHWARAHALEEELVARQVSDEVRAALLEDIPTEHDERIRVAAELAVSGPGGDPAATAVAAAIVAMESARGAAILAGIAPDAAASLRRLPAPGDGAAAWQWLRTIADATARDEAIWIMHARPGRVHHGIVGRDLVHHVDLPADRGELEKLVKALRKECNEYRLAQSAGREQVTRLMDRLGAAIGAETVLGLVPPRIKRLVVVAGGVLSDIPLAALPIKDGPDGASVPIVCRFALSDLPCLSARPLLRQRAVGNRGGRALMISAFEATPEDFERELLRTDYRRVRVLGHGQTDPKDPSRTWLQFVGTKNERDGRIQPGRFQQARLQACGTLILGACESGMAQRVGRDERTGFVRAGLHAGAASVVAARWVAEVSVTAVLLDRFEGYLRYLPRDVALQRAQLDVRDGRAVPAADVPEPGHPAWWACWTLYGDSGHQVKAPILRASARRPAHVIRRLFRPPETE from the coding sequence GTGACTGAGAACTTCTTCCTCGATGGCCGGGAGACGCTGGCCGAGGCCCTGGAACAGGCGCGGTCGGCCGTCGCGGACGGGACGGATGCCGCCTACGCCCACGTCCTCGGACTCGTGGCCGCCGATGACGCGGCGCTGTGGGCGACCCTGGCGGCCGAGCATGTCAGCGCCCTGCGGTCGGCGGGCTGGTTGACGGACGCGGCCTCGTGGTGCGACCGGTATCTCCACGACGAACGCGGCCGGGCCCATCGCTTGCCGCTATTGATCGAGCGCGCTCAGGTGCGGTCCGAGTCCGGCACGCATGCCGCAGCCGCCTCCGACGCGGCTGAGATCCGCAAAGCGGTCGACAGCGATCCGGGCGCCGAGCTGGACTCCAATGCTCATGCCCGCCTGCGCCGGGTCGAGGGACTGGCTGCGAGGGAGCGTGCCACTGCCGATCGCCACCTGCGCGAGGCACGCGCTGTGTTCGAGTCCGTCGGCGATGCGGCAGCGGTGGCCGTCATCGACGCCGATCTGCGGCTCGTGGCGGCGCGCGGCGGCTCGGACAGGGCGGTGTCGGAGATCCTCGCCGAGGACTCGGGTGCCGTGCCATCGGTGCCGCGTGCGTTGGCACGCGCCGTGGCGCTCAAGGCCCGGCACCGTTATGAGGAGGCGCTTCAGGTTGTCGTGACGGCGCTTGCCTCCGAAGACCTCGACGCGGCCTTGCGGTTGCCGCTGCTGGAGGAGTTGGTCGGCCTGCTGGTGGCGTTGCGCCGGGGCAAGGCGTTGAAGGCCCTGGGCACGGAACTCTCGACACAGCTCTTGATGGAGAAGCAGACCCCAGTGGAGGCCGGCGGTTCGGCGGAGGGGACCGAACCGCCGGCCGTACGTTTCCTCAGGACTCTGCTGAACACCTTCGGCTTGCTGGACCGTGGCGCGGTGGAGCGGGCTCGTGCCGGGCTGGACGCCGTCCGCGCGCTGGCCGCTGACGACCGGGACCGGGCGCACTGGCACCTGGCATCCGGGGAGGTGTCGATCGCGGCCTTCAAACGCCGGAAGGGAGAAGCGGATCTCAGCTCAGCGGTCCGAGACCTGAACACCGCCTCCCGCCTCGCCGACGTCCATCAGCTCCTTGATGTGCGAATCCGAGCTCTGCGACTGCTCGGCGAGGCGCACGAACTCCTCAGACAGCCCGACCAGGCCTCGGACCATTGGGCCAGGGCGCACGCGCTGGAAGAGGAACTGGTCGCCCGGCAGGTCAGCGACGAGGTGCGGGCCGCGCTGCTGGAGGACATCCCCACCGAGCATGACGAACGGATCCGGGTCGCCGCCGAACTCGCCGTGTCCGGGCCCGGCGGCGACCCCGCGGCCACGGCCGTCGCGGCGGCGATCGTGGCGATGGAGTCGGCGCGCGGCGCCGCGATCCTGGCCGGCATCGCCCCCGACGCGGCGGCGTCGCTCCGCCGGCTCCCCGCACCCGGCGACGGCGCGGCCGCCTGGCAGTGGCTGCGGACGATCGCCGACGCGACGGCCCGGGACGAGGCGATCTGGATCATGCACGCCCGGCCCGGCCGCGTGCACCACGGCATCGTCGGGCGCGATCTGGTGCACCACGTCGATCTGCCGGCGGACCGGGGCGAGTTGGAGAAGCTCGTCAAAGCGCTGCGCAAGGAGTGCAACGAGTACCGGCTGGCCCAGTCCGCGGGCCGGGAGCAGGTCACGCGGCTCATGGACCGGCTCGGCGCCGCGATCGGGGCCGAGACGGTGCTCGGTCTGGTGCCGCCGCGGATCAAGCGGCTGGTGGTGGTCGCCGGGGGAGTGCTGTCCGACATCCCGCTGGCCGCGCTGCCGATCAAGGACGGTCCGGACGGCGCGTCGGTGCCGATCGTCTGCCGCTTCGCGCTGTCGGACCTGCCGTGTCTGTCGGCGCGTCCGTTGCTCCGTCAGCGGGCTGTCGGGAACCGGGGCGGTCGGGCTTTGATGATCAGCGCGTTCGAGGCCACACCCGAGGATTTCGAACGCGAGCTGCTGCGGACGGACTACCGGCGCGTGCGCGTCCTCGGCCACGGCCAGACCGACCCGAAGGACCCGTCCCGAACCTGGCTCCAGTTCGTCGGGACGAAGAACGAGCGGGACGGCCGGATCCAGCCGGGGCGGTTCCAGCAGGCGCGTCTGCAGGCCTGCGGCACCCTGATTCTCGGGGCGTGCGAGTCGGGGATGGCTCAACGCGTGGGCCGCGACGAGCGGACCGGATTCGTCCGGGCCGGCCTGCACGCCGGCGCGGCCTCGGTGGTGGCGGCCCGGTGGGTCGCAGAGGTCTCCGTCACCGCGGTCCTGCTGGACCGGTTCGAGGGCTACCTGCGGTATCTGCCGCGCGATGTGGCCTTGCAGCGCGCGCAGCTCGACGTCCGCGACGGCCGGGCGGTGCCGGCCGCGGACGTGCCCGAGCCGGGGCATCCGGCCTGGTGGGCGTGCTGGACTTTGTACGGGGATTCAGGGCATCAGGTGAAGGCGCCTATATTGCGTGCGTCGGCCCGTCGGCCGGCGCACGTGATCCGCCGCCTGTTCCGCCCGCCCGAGACCGAATGA